Proteins from a genomic interval of Desulfitibacter alkalitolerans DSM 16504:
- a CDS encoding ABC transporter permease gives MKYKPYLYLAPALIILSMFFLGGLAFALMQSFGYFPVLGLKQFTLDYYVQVLSQKEFLASLSFTFYIAFVSTFLSTIIAIYLANYMVNLTQKNRLIDFMYKLPIAVPHIVAALMIVFFISQGGFLARIFINLGIISEPSQFPPVFYSKSAVGIIIIYMWKEIPFITLMIYTVMKNIHGKLNDVAATLKATPKDIFYQVTLPLSMPSIISASAIVFAFSFGAFEIPYLLGATYPKALPVWAYYNYISPDLYNRPIAMVITIILTSICILLVGIYYLFMKKYLRQWG, from the coding sequence ATGAAGTATAAACCGTATCTTTATCTGGCCCCAGCTTTAATAATTCTAAGCATGTTTTTCTTGGGAGGCCTGGCTTTTGCTTTAATGCAGAGCTTTGGATATTTTCCAGTATTAGGCCTTAAGCAGTTTACCCTGGATTATTATGTACAGGTTTTAAGTCAAAAAGAGTTTTTGGCCTCCCTTTCATTTACCTTTTATATAGCCTTTGTATCAACCTTTTTATCAACAATTATAGCTATTTATTTAGCAAACTACATGGTAAATCTAACGCAGAAAAATAGATTGATTGATTTTATGTATAAACTGCCAATAGCTGTTCCACATATTGTAGCAGCATTAATGATAGTATTTTTCATTTCCCAGGGAGGATTTCTAGCTCGCATTTTCATTAACCTTGGTATTATTAGTGAACCCAGCCAGTTTCCCCCTGTTTTTTATTCCAAAAGTGCAGTTGGAATTATAATTATCTACATGTGGAAGGAAATACCTTTTATTACGCTGATGATTTATACTGTTATGAAAAACATTCACGGCAAATTAAATGATGTGGCAGCTACCTTAAAGGCAACTCCAAAGGATATTTTTTATCAGGTTACCCTGCCCCTTAGTATGCCGAGTATAATTTCAGCCTCAGCTATTGTTTTTGCTTTTTCCTTTGGAGCATTTGAAATACCTTATTTGTTAGGAGCTACTTATCCAAAAGCACTACCAGTCTGGGCATATTACAACTACATTTCTCCAGACCTCTATAATAGGCCCATTGCCATGGTAATAACCATTATTTTAACCTCAATATGCATACTGCTGGTAGGAATATACTATCTATTTATGAAAAAATATTTGAGACAGTGGGGTTAA
- a CDS encoding ABC transporter substrate-binding protein → MRRLLLILLTLTIMLVFTGCGQKSEVAEVNPLEQDWDSIVSHSRGTTVNFYMWGGDERINSWVDNYAAQKMKERYNITVNRVPMEAPEFINKLLGEKQVNRQKGSIDLLWINGENFRTARQADMLWGPFAEHIPNFNKYVDKDAPDIAFDFGFPVEGYEVPYGKAQFVFAYDTARVSNPPKSSGELFDWAKANPGRFTYPELPDFTGSVFIRHLMYELCGGYEAFPYVEEVNKEELNQQLQPLWDYLNQIKPYLWRQGRTYPSQIAQLDQLFADGEVDFNMSYHPSKFSGMIELGVLPNTVRTFVWENGTIGNTHFLAIPFNAPNKGGAMVLADFLLSPEAQISKFDPILWGDMIALDIDKLEPGYLQEIEGIDLGIATLSAEELANHRLPEIASAYIEVIEDLWRENVIKE, encoded by the coding sequence TTGCGTAGACTATTACTAATTTTATTAACCTTGACAATAATGCTTGTTTTTACTGGATGTGGACAAAAAAGTGAGGTTGCAGAAGTAAATCCATTAGAACAGGATTGGGATAGTATAGTGAGCCATTCCCGTGGTACAACAGTTAATTTTTATATGTGGGGTGGAGATGAAAGGATCAATAGTTGGGTGGATAATTATGCAGCCCAAAAGATGAAGGAAAGGTATAACATTACAGTAAATAGAGTTCCCATGGAGGCACCAGAATTTATCAATAAACTCCTAGGAGAAAAGCAGGTAAACAGGCAAAAGGGTTCTATTGATCTGCTTTGGATTAACGGTGAAAATTTTAGAACTGCCAGGCAGGCAGATATGTTGTGGGGGCCATTTGCAGAACATATTCCTAACTTTAATAAGTATGTAGATAAGGATGCTCCAGATATTGCTTTCGATTTTGGTTTTCCAGTGGAAGGCTATGAAGTTCCCTATGGAAAGGCGCAGTTTGTATTTGCCTATGATACTGCTAGAGTAAGCAATCCGCCTAAATCAAGTGGGGAACTGTTTGATTGGGCAAAGGCTAATCCTGGTAGATTCACTTATCCAGAACTGCCTGATTTTACAGGAAGTGTTTTTATAAGGCATTTAATGTATGAATTATGTGGTGGTTATGAGGCCTTCCCCTATGTAGAAGAGGTTAATAAAGAGGAATTAAATCAGCAGTTACAGCCCCTGTGGGATTATCTAAACCAAATTAAACCGTACCTCTGGAGGCAAGGCAGGACATATCCTTCTCAAATAGCACAGCTTGATCAGCTGTTTGCAGATGGAGAAGTAGATTTTAATATGTCTTATCATCCATCAAAATTTTCAGGAATGATAGAACTGGGTGTGCTGCCCAATACTGTGCGAACCTTTGTGTGGGAAAATGGTACAATAGGCAATACTCATTTTCTGGCAATTCCCTTTAATGCACCCAACAAAGGTGGAGCCATGGTTTTAGCTGATTTCCTTTTAAGCCCAGAGGCACAAATCTCAAAATTCGATCCAATTTTATGGGGGGATATGATTGCATTAGATATTGATAAGCTAGAGCCTGGTTATCTGCAGGAGATTGAAGGAATAGATTTGGGTATTGCAACTTTATCAGCTGAGGAATTAGCTAATCACAGATTGCCGGAAATTGCTTCTGCTTATATAGAAGTGATAGAAGATTTATGGAGAGAAAATGTCATCAAGGAGTAA
- a CDS encoding TVP38/TMEM64 family protein, translating into MEKEKKPTNKKQDKVKLFVIAGIIAVVVILMKVFGVFEYISIENITKLTEWIKGFGIIGPIVYILLWIAACVFFLPGIPVALLGGFVFGPWFGVIYSSIGSTLGATAAFLVARYAARSMVEGWVAGNEQFKKIDEGVENQGWRMLMVTRLVPVFPFNLQNYAYGLTKIKLATYVLVSWICMLPGTIAFSFAGGSVVSGEGNLGKTFMYLGVAAVFFVIISLIPGWIQKRQNAEGGKKVA; encoded by the coding sequence ATGGAAAAGGAAAAAAAACCTACAAATAAAAAGCAGGACAAGGTAAAATTATTTGTAATTGCAGGTATAATTGCAGTAGTTGTTATTTTAATGAAAGTTTTTGGAGTTTTTGAATATATCAGCATAGAGAATATAACAAAGCTTACAGAATGGATAAAGGGTTTTGGTATTATAGGACCTATTGTTTATATTTTATTGTGGATTGCTGCATGTGTATTTTTTCTACCCGGTATACCTGTTGCCCTTTTAGGAGGTTTTGTTTTTGGTCCGTGGTTTGGAGTGATTTATTCTTCCATAGGATCAACCCTTGGAGCAACGGCAGCGTTTTTAGTAGCACGTTATGCAGCACGTTCCATGGTAGAGGGTTGGGTTGCAGGAAATGAGCAGTTTAAAAAAATTGATGAGGGTGTGGAGAACCAGGGATGGCGTATGCTCATGGTAACCCGTCTTGTGCCTGTATTCCCGTTTAATCTTCAAAACTATGCGTATGGCCTAACAAAAATAAAACTTGCAACATATGTACTTGTATCATGGATTTGCATGCTGCCGGGTACCATTGCATTTTCCTTTGCAGGAGGATCTGTGGTAAGTGGTGAGGGTAATCTTGGAAAAACTTTTATGTATCTAGGCGTGGCCGCAGTATTTTTTGTTATTATTTCTCTAATACCAGGTTGGATTCAAAAACGACAAAATGCAGAGGGTGGCAAAAAAGTTGCGTAG
- a CDS encoding sulfurtransferase, producing MFVKKRLNILVVLLLVLSLLAVGCGQKQAPSVTVDEQNYARPEMLVDVEELKGLVDDPNVAILDIRTPAKYVLGHVPNAINVWRPDYEAPEADYGFGGMLCDKARWEELLGSLGIDNDTRVIIYDDNGVYDSGRVWWAFFGYGHENVQILNGGWDAWVATGGEKSLKNPSITPTTYTAKDFNMDIYATLDEVKAAVDDDKVVIIDTRAKSEYDGEELKSGAFRKGRIPGSIWIEWNQNLNEDKTVKSAEELREMYKEFGIDKDTKIIVYCQSGVRSAASWFNLRLIGYDNVQNYDGSWIEWSFHGDLPIE from the coding sequence ATGTTTGTGAAAAAAAGATTAAACATTCTAGTAGTTCTGCTTTTAGTCTTAAGTCTATTAGCCGTTGGTTGTGGACAGAAACAAGCACCTTCAGTAACAGTTGACGAACAAAACTATGCACGGCCTGAGATGTTAGTTGATGTTGAGGAATTGAAAGGTTTAGTTGATGATCCAAATGTTGCTATATTAGATATTCGTACTCCGGCAAAATACGTTTTAGGACATGTACCAAATGCTATTAATGTGTGGAGACCTGATTATGAAGCTCCAGAAGCTGATTATGGTTTTGGTGGTATGTTGTGTGATAAGGCACGGTGGGAAGAACTATTAGGAAGTCTAGGAATTGACAATGATACCAGAGTGATTATCTATGATGACAATGGAGTATATGACAGTGGACGGGTATGGTGGGCATTCTTTGGTTACGGGCATGAAAATGTTCAAATTCTAAATGGTGGATGGGATGCATGGGTAGCTACAGGAGGTGAAAAATCACTTAAAAATCCTAGTATTACACCTACTACCTATACTGCCAAGGATTTTAATATGGACATATATGCGACTTTAGATGAGGTTAAAGCTGCTGTTGATGATGATAAAGTTGTTATAATTGATACCCGTGCAAAATCTGAATATGATGGAGAAGAATTAAAAAGTGGAGCATTCAGGAAGGGTAGAATACCTGGCTCAATCTGGATTGAATGGAATCAAAACTTAAATGAAGATAAAACAGTAAAGAGTGCAGAAGAACTTAGGGAAATGTATAAAGAATTTGGCATAGACAAGGATACTAAAATTATTGTCTACTGTCAATCTGGTGTTAGATCTGCAGCCTCCTGGTTTAACTTGAGACTCATTGGCTATGACAATGTTCAGAATTACGATGGGTCTTGGATAGAGTGGAGTTTTCATGGAGATCTGCCAATAGAATAA
- a CDS encoding LysR family transcriptional regulator, translating to MNLEYLKTFYITVRCNSISKAAKLLHMSQPGVSMQIQSLEKELGVNLLNRSNKGVELTEEGEVVYDYAVSLLAIQDNIERQLNCIKNKQTEIIVSSCTTVGSYALPCSLYTFREKNPNVNILLDITNSANVIKKIIDGSTRIGIIEGKPFTNSVTLTKVTSDKLKLVVSPKRYKKPEISVKEFLKIPIILRESGSGTKAVVVEAMNQANIDLNEANIIMEIGSPEAIKSAVVAGKGYSIFSQLAIKKELATGVLKEVKISEVDFNADYFLVHSPDYVLKGAEKDFAEFIKSKRRGFC from the coding sequence ATGAATTTAGAATATCTCAAGACATTTTATATCACAGTAAGATGCAACAGCATTTCAAAGGCAGCCAAGCTTTTACACATGTCCCAGCCTGGAGTTAGTATGCAGATTCAATCTCTTGAGAAGGAACTAGGGGTTAATCTTTTAAACAGGAGTAACAAGGGTGTGGAATTAACTGAAGAAGGTGAAGTTGTATATGACTACGCAGTTTCCCTGCTGGCAATCCAGGATAATATAGAGCGCCAGCTTAACTGTATTAAAAACAAGCAGACAGAAATTATAGTGAGTTCATGCACTACCGTTGGTTCATATGCACTACCGTGCAGTCTCTATACTTTTAGAGAAAAAAATCCAAATGTCAATATATTGTTGGATATTACAAATTCAGCTAATGTAATTAAAAAAATCATAGATGGATCTACTAGAATAGGTATTATAGAAGGCAAGCCTTTTACTAACAGTGTCACATTAACAAAGGTTACGAGTGATAAGCTTAAGCTTGTGGTCTCGCCCAAACGTTATAAAAAACCTGAAATATCAGTAAAAGAATTTTTGAAGATACCTATTATTCTTCGGGAATCAGGTTCAGGTACAAAAGCGGTAGTAGTAGAAGCAATGAACCAGGCCAATATAGATCTCAATGAAGCTAATATTATTATGGAAATTGGGTCTCCTGAAGCTATTAAATCTGCTGTAGTGGCCGGTAAAGGGTATTCTATCTTCTCCCAACTTGCCATTAAAAAGGAGCTGGCTACAGGTGTCCTCAAAGAAGTTAAAATAAGTGAAGTAGATTTTAATGCAGACTATTTTTTAGTGCACTCCCCTGACTATGTCTTAAAAGGTGCGGAAAAGGATTTTGCCGAGTTCATTAAGTCAAAAAGAAGAGGTTTTTGTTAA
- a CDS encoding IS110 family transposase: MSNPLFVGIDISSKDNVVCCLSNDDEKRPISRFSVFNNRPGIFELKDRINQLVSKHDFDRILFGLEHTGCYSTHAAIYLHRHLDFACPDVKVYMFNPSLIKEFKKAHFLDAPKNDRFDAWYIAARLKSGYLPHPFTWSEPLMALQRLTRARYHLMQALVREANFLMSNLYLKCSDYSLVFSNKLSATSLAVLEEFESAEALADASLDDLMEFLIQHGKNRFDDPQAVAKQLQKAARSSYRLPKAMSDSVNLAMASSIRVIRTIQEQLQSLKKAIEDHLKTIPQTLDSVPGIGPIFASGIIAEIGDIHQFDSHKQVAKLAGLAWTQNQSGDFTASSTRLIRSGNRILRYYLIEAASSVRVHDPVFAEYYAMKKAEPKQYAHKRALALTARKLVRLVFFLLKSNQLYQPKGGNRQLN; encoded by the coding sequence ATGTCTAACCCTTTGTTTGTCGGTATCGATATAAGCAGCAAGGACAATGTTGTTTGTTGTTTGTCTAATGATGATGAAAAGCGTCCTATAAGCCGGTTTAGTGTTTTTAATAATAGACCTGGTATTTTTGAGCTTAAGGATCGTATCAACCAGTTGGTTAGTAAACATGATTTTGATAGAATACTTTTTGGTTTAGAGCACACCGGTTGCTACTCTACCCATGCTGCCATCTACTTGCATCGCCATTTGGACTTTGCCTGCCCTGATGTTAAGGTCTACATGTTTAACCCTAGTCTGATTAAGGAGTTTAAAAAGGCTCATTTCTTGGATGCTCCTAAAAATGATAGGTTCGATGCCTGGTATATTGCTGCTAGGCTTAAAAGTGGCTATCTGCCTCATCCTTTTACTTGGAGTGAACCTTTGATGGCTCTTCAAAGGCTTACTCGGGCCAGGTACCACCTCATGCAGGCTCTAGTACGTGAAGCTAATTTTCTTATGTCTAACCTGTACCTGAAGTGTAGTGATTACTCTTTAGTCTTTTCTAACAAGTTATCTGCTACTTCTCTGGCTGTTTTGGAAGAGTTTGAGTCCGCTGAGGCTCTAGCAGATGCTTCTTTGGATGATCTGATGGAGTTTTTAATTCAGCATGGTAAAAACCGCTTTGATGATCCTCAGGCTGTTGCTAAACAGTTGCAAAAGGCTGCTCGTTCTTCTTACAGGTTGCCCAAGGCCATGTCTGATTCTGTTAACTTGGCCATGGCCTCTAGTATTAGGGTTATTAGAACAATCCAGGAACAGCTGCAGTCTTTGAAAAAGGCTATTGAGGACCATTTAAAGACTATTCCTCAAACTCTAGATTCTGTTCCGGGTATCGGTCCTATTTTTGCTTCTGGTATTATTGCTGAAATTGGTGATATCCATCAGTTTGACAGCCATAAACAGGTAGCTAAGTTAGCTGGTCTTGCCTGGACCCAAAATCAGTCTGGTGATTTTACTGCTAGTAGTACAAGGCTTATTCGCTCTGGCAACCGCATTTTAAGGTATTACCTTATTGAGGCGGCAAGCAGTGTTCGGGTGCACGACCCTGTTTTTGCCGAGTATTATGCCATGAAAAAAGCGGAGCCTAAGCAGTATGCTCATAAACGCGCCCTTGCTCTTACTGCCCGTAAACTGGTACGGTTAGTCTTTTTTCTGCTGAAGTCTAACCAACTCTACCAACCGAAAGGGGGAAACCGACAATTAAATTAG
- a CDS encoding YeeE/YedE thiosulfate transporter family protein → MLIRAVKEPWTYYTGAILLAVLNTLLFVVAGRPWQITSGFTYWAAWIWKAMGGTPEKWDYFANHPGRAEAIAQGFFTNNLSLMDAGIIVGALLAVLAASQFKFKRVKSFKQVAAALLEQRYDVK, encoded by the coding sequence ATGTTGATAAGGGCGGTAAAGGAGCCATGGACCTACTATACTGGGGCCATACTGCTTGCAGTACTAAACACTTTGCTTTTTGTTGTGGCTGGGAGGCCCTGGCAGATAACCTCTGGGTTTACCTATTGGGCTGCTTGGATATGGAAAGCTATGGGCGGAACGCCTGAAAAGTGGGACTATTTTGCTAATCATCCCGGCAGGGCTGAGGCCATTGCACAGGGTTTTTTCACCAATAACCTTTCTTTAATGGATGCAGGTATAATCGTAGGGGCATTACTTGCTGTTTTAGCTGCTTCACAATTTAAATTCAAAAGAGTTAAATCCTTTAAACAGGTGGCAGCAGCCTTGTTAGAGCAGCGGTATGATGTCAAGTAG
- a CDS encoding sulfurtransferase TusA family protein yields the protein MAEIRLDCLYEACPIPLLKAIQQFKKMTVGDVLVIETDHSCAAKNFTEWTQKNGLSCEIVEVANGEWEIRVTKSR from the coding sequence ATGGCAGAGATAAGATTAGACTGTTTGTATGAGGCCTGTCCTATTCCCTTACTAAAAGCGATTCAACAGTTTAAAAAAATGACAGTTGGCGATGTGCTTGTTATAGAAACTGATCACAGCTGTGCTGCAAAAAATTTTACAGAGTGGACCCAAAAAAATGGCTTGTCATGTGAAATAGTTGAAGTCGCCAATGGCGAATGGGAGATAAGGGTTACTAAAAGTAGATAG
- a CDS encoding YeeE/YedE thiosulfate transporter family protein, producing the protein MQLEQKIVHKKVKVKKDQKPLFFIVFFLALLLLYKVGSNNLILGAYWAFGIAFGFVLQKSRFCFAASLRDPIIAGSTSILRAIIVAVAIMTITFSLIQYISLIQGASRIPGFIHPVGFHTAVGGFLFGVGMVIAGGCATGTLMRIGEGFLMQLIVLIGFLIGTLLGARHFPWWEKRFISDASTIHLASFLGWPGAVFFQVGILVLLFYLLKKYDEKNNIML; encoded by the coding sequence ATGCAGCTGGAACAGAAGATAGTTCATAAAAAAGTTAAAGTTAAAAAAGATCAAAAGCCTCTATTCTTCATAGTCTTTTTTTTAGCACTTTTATTATTGTATAAGGTTGGTTCTAACAACTTAATTCTTGGGGCTTATTGGGCCTTTGGCATAGCCTTTGGTTTTGTGCTTCAAAAAAGTAGGTTTTGCTTTGCTGCATCTCTTAGGGACCCCATAATAGCAGGGAGCACCTCCATTTTACGAGCCATAATAGTTGCAGTGGCAATAATGACAATAACATTTTCTTTAATACAGTATATTTCCTTAATTCAGGGTGCCTCTCGAATCCCCGGGTTTATTCATCCTGTTGGATTTCATACTGCAGTTGGAGGGTTTTTATTTGGTGTAGGCATGGTAATTGCAGGTGGTTGTGCAACTGGAACCTTAATGAGGATTGGAGAAGGTTTTCTAATGCAGCTTATCGTTCTTATAGGTTTTTTGATTGGTACTCTATTAGGCGCCAGACATTTTCCCTGGTGGGAAAAGAGGTTCATTAGTGATGCTTCAACTATTCACCTTGCAAGCTTTTTGGGGTGGCCAGGTGCGGTATTTTTCCAAGTAGGCATTTTGGTGTTGCTCTTCTATCTTTTGAAAAAATATGATGAAAAGAATAATATTATGCTCTAA